From a region of the Halorubrum sp. BV1 genome:
- a CDS encoding MBL fold metallo-hydrolase yields MNRIQLGNTVFEGANNVYLLDGSTTALVDTGVALPDVRDELRSGLADHGVAFGDVDEVVVTHWHPDHAGLAGEIQDESGADVFVHAADAPLVDGSVPHLMADADLQRETFEAWGLPDDAREELTSFFASVSADISGPPADVTTLADGDELRVGGVTLEAVHLPGHTAGLAGFAFDLSETNETEANETDPIETASIETRHEGLFSGDAVLPTYTPNVGGADVRVDEPLAAYVRSLVRVIERDFAVAYPGHRDRIDEPAMRAATILEHHRTRTRRVVDVLADVGPATPWEVSAELFGALSEIHILHGPGEAFAHLDHLAAAGVTARDGRRYRLVDPDVDVGSLFPTADIERGLTGTGDE; encoded by the coding sequence GTGAACCGCATCCAGCTGGGAAACACGGTCTTCGAGGGCGCGAACAACGTCTATCTGCTCGACGGGTCGACGACCGCGCTCGTCGACACGGGGGTCGCGCTTCCCGACGTTCGCGACGAGTTGCGGTCGGGACTCGCCGATCACGGGGTCGCGTTCGGCGACGTCGACGAGGTGGTGGTGACCCACTGGCACCCCGATCACGCCGGGCTGGCGGGCGAGATCCAAGACGAGAGCGGGGCCGACGTGTTCGTCCACGCGGCCGACGCACCACTCGTCGACGGGAGCGTGCCGCACCTGATGGCGGACGCCGACCTGCAACGAGAGACGTTCGAGGCGTGGGGGCTGCCGGACGACGCCCGCGAGGAGCTGACGAGCTTCTTCGCGTCTGTCAGTGCGGACATCTCGGGACCGCCCGCCGACGTGACGACACTGGCGGACGGTGACGAACTCAGGGTCGGAGGCGTGACGCTCGAAGCCGTCCACCTCCCGGGTCACACGGCAGGGCTCGCGGGGTTCGCGTTCGACCTGTCAGAGACAAACGAGACGGAGGCAAACGAGACGGATCCGATCGAAACGGCGTCGATCGAAACCCGGCACGAGGGGCTGTTCTCTGGGGACGCCGTCCTCCCGACGTACACGCCGAACGTCGGCGGGGCGGACGTCCGGGTGGACGAACCGCTGGCCGCGTACGTCCGGAGCCTCGTCCGGGTGATCGAGCGCGACTTCGCGGTCGCGTATCCGGGCCACCGCGACCGGATCGACGAGCCCGCGATGCGCGCGGCGACCATCCTCGAACACCACCGAACGCGGACGCGGCGGGTGGTGGACGTCCTCGCAGACGTCGGCCCGGCGACGCCGTGGGAGGTGTCCGCGGAGCTGTTCGGCGCGCTGAGCGAGATCCACATCCTCCACGGACCGGGTGAGGCGTTCGCACACCTCGATCACCTCGCCGCCGCCGGCGTCACAGCGCGCGACGGACGCCGCTACCGGCTCGTCGACCCGGACGTCGACGTCGGCTCGCTGTTCCCGACGGCCGACATCGAACGGGGCCTCACCGGCACCGGTGACGAGTGA
- the trxA gene encoding thioredoxin gives MSSTESVPTEPIQLDDAADFDDLVAEHDTVLVDFYADWCGPCQMMEPAVEAVAADTDAAVVKVDVDQHQALAGEYGVQGIPTLLVFAGGELAERMVGAQTESALQDAVTKHVA, from the coding sequence ATGAGTTCTACCGAATCCGTCCCCACGGAACCGATACAGCTGGATGACGCCGCCGACTTCGACGACCTCGTCGCCGAGCACGACACCGTCCTCGTCGACTTCTACGCCGACTGGTGTGGGCCGTGTCAGATGATGGAGCCCGCAGTGGAGGCGGTCGCTGCGGACACCGACGCGGCGGTCGTGAAGGTGGACGTGGACCAGCATCAGGCCCTCGCCGGGGAGTACGGGGTGCAGGGAATCCCGACGCTGCTCGTCTTCGCCGGCGGTGAGCTGGCGGAGCGGATGGTCGGCGCACAGACCGAGTCGGCGCTTCAGGACGCAGTCACAAAACACGTCGCCTGA
- a CDS encoding aminotransferase class V-fold PLP-dependent enzyme, translating to MTPRELRADVPALSEAAYFNFGAHGPSPRYVVEAAASFVEDHEFGSATTDPYEYAFGTYDTVRERIAAFVGADLDEIALTESTTDGITRIAGAIDWEPGDVVVRTDLEHPAGILPWKRLEREGVEVRVVETENGRVDREAYADAVADARLVCFSAITWTHGTRLPVADLVEIADEAGAFTLVDAVQSPGHVPMDVSAWGADAVAAAGHKWVLGPWGAGFLYVDRDAAADLAPRAVGYRSVDDSGADEISYADGARRFEIGTATAAAHVGLIEALDAIDAVGLDTIEARIEALTDRLKDGVPDDRLLSPREYETGLVTIDVDDPEATVERLAEEDIVVRSLPHPDAIRASVHAVCTESEVDRLVEALDAEW from the coding sequence ATGACGCCGCGGGAGCTTCGCGCGGACGTCCCGGCGCTTTCCGAGGCGGCGTACTTCAACTTCGGCGCGCACGGACCCAGCCCGCGCTACGTCGTCGAGGCCGCCGCGTCGTTCGTCGAGGACCACGAGTTCGGCTCAGCGACGACCGACCCGTACGAGTACGCTTTCGGGACGTACGACACGGTCCGCGAGCGGATCGCGGCGTTCGTCGGAGCCGATCTCGACGAGATCGCGCTGACCGAGAGCACGACGGACGGAATCACGCGGATCGCCGGCGCGATCGACTGGGAACCGGGCGACGTGGTCGTCCGGACCGACCTCGAACACCCCGCGGGGATCCTCCCCTGGAAGCGGCTCGAACGCGAGGGCGTCGAGGTCCGCGTCGTCGAGACCGAGAACGGTCGGGTCGACCGCGAGGCGTACGCCGACGCGGTCGCCGACGCGCGGCTCGTCTGCTTCAGCGCGATCACATGGACCCACGGGACCCGACTCCCCGTGGCCGACCTCGTGGAAATCGCCGACGAGGCGGGCGCGTTCACCCTCGTCGACGCGGTGCAGTCCCCCGGACACGTCCCGATGGACGTGTCGGCGTGGGGAGCCGACGCCGTCGCCGCGGCGGGCCACAAGTGGGTCTTGGGACCGTGGGGGGCCGGATTCCTCTACGTCGACCGCGACGCCGCGGCCGACCTCGCGCCGCGCGCGGTTGGGTACCGCAGCGTCGACGATTCCGGCGCCGACGAGATATCGTACGCGGACGGAGCGCGGCGATTCGAGATCGGCACGGCGACGGCGGCCGCCCACGTCGGGCTGATCGAGGCGCTCGACGCGATCGACGCGGTCGGGCTCGACACGATCGAAGCGCGGATCGAAGCGCTCACCGACCGGCTGAAAGACGGCGTCCCGGACGACAGGCTCCTGAGTCCCCGCGAGTACGAGACCGGACTCGTCACGATCGACGTCGACGATCCCGAGGCGACCGTCGAGCGGCTCGCCGAGGAGGACATCGTGGTCCGGTCGCTCCCCCATCCGGACGCGATTCGGGCGTCGGTCCACGCCGTCTGTACGGAGTCGGAGGTCGACCGGCTCGTCGAGGCGCTCGACGCTGAGTGGTGA
- a CDS encoding class I SAM-dependent methyltransferase encodes MGFHTFDADQAERLERPGVRYRWVSAEEVIGGIAPAADAAVADLGSGTGFYTDDVAPHVGTVYGVDVQAEMHEFYREKGVPENVELVASDVSDLPFGDGDLDGAFSTMTFHEFGTPESIAELARVLASDARLAIFDWSADGDGDDGPPVDERYDADDAVEMLETAGFAVEDAATRTETFAVVARAP; translated from the coding sequence ATGGGTTTTCACACGTTCGACGCGGATCAGGCAGAGCGGCTGGAGCGGCCCGGCGTTCGCTACCGCTGGGTGTCGGCCGAGGAGGTGATCGGGGGGATCGCTCCCGCGGCCGACGCCGCTGTCGCCGATCTGGGAAGTGGCACCGGGTTTTACACCGACGACGTCGCTCCGCACGTCGGGACCGTCTACGGCGTCGACGTGCAAGCCGAGATGCACGAGTTCTATCGCGAGAAGGGCGTCCCGGAGAACGTCGAGCTCGTCGCGAGCGACGTGAGCGACCTCCCGTTCGGCGACGGTGACCTCGACGGCGCGTTCTCGACGATGACCTTCCACGAGTTCGGGACGCCCGAGTCGATCGCCGAACTCGCTCGCGTGCTCGCGAGCGACGCGCGGCTCGCGATCTTCGACTGGTCGGCCGACGGCGACGGAGACGACGGGCCGCCGGTCGACGAGCGATACGACGCCGACGACGCGGTCGAAATGCTGGAGACGGCGGGGTTCGCGGTCGAGGACGCGGCGACGCGCACGGAGACGTTCGCCGTCGTCGCCCGCGCACCCTGA
- a CDS encoding DUF5813 family protein encodes MTATDADAEPPDRARRAFAAHDAFERDEDAWRVATTAFDAAVSAEPGTDEQIRFTVRVTVPTLSAVTADAVADVVEEGWTETFERRVVDVGGVTRGDGEFDPHVAVDDGAITVTFALRDENAVRAVDDAKALVDFVEGTYVQGVIPGYEYTEPVSDLLSAARRQGNDGAV; translated from the coding sequence ATGACAGCAACCGACGCCGACGCCGAGCCCCCGGATCGGGCTCGTCGGGCGTTCGCCGCACACGACGCGTTCGAGCGCGACGAGGACGCCTGGCGCGTCGCGACGACCGCGTTCGACGCCGCAGTCAGCGCCGAGCCGGGGACGGACGAGCAGATCCGATTCACCGTGCGCGTCACTGTGCCGACGCTCTCTGCCGTGACGGCCGACGCGGTCGCCGACGTGGTCGAGGAGGGATGGACGGAGACGTTCGAGCGCCGCGTCGTCGACGTCGGCGGCGTCACGCGCGGCGACGGCGAGTTCGATCCGCACGTCGCGGTCGACGACGGCGCGATCACCGTGACCTTCGCGTTGCGTGACGAGAACGCGGTACGCGCCGTCGACGACGCCAAGGCGCTCGTCGACTTCGTCGAGGGGACGTACGTTCAGGGTGTCATCCCCGGCTACGAGTACACGGAACCGGTCTCCGACCTGCTCTCTGCGGCCCGCAGACAGGGCAACGACGGGGCGGTATGA
- a CDS encoding AGE family epimerase/isomerase has product MTGTQADAERRARTSRARLLATLRVQYPDALAERGYRLVHPETGDRYTGDRRHLVATCRSIANFAAGALAGGPDWCVEAAEHGLSFLREAHASDDGGYRLVVEADGTPVDRTRSAYGHAFVLLAYARATAAGVEGARESLAATHALVDDRFRDEAGLLRSDCDPDWSELEPYRGQNANMHACEAYVAAYEATGEATYLDRARHIAESITVDLAAATDGLLWEHYTADWEHDFEYNADEPRHQFRPPGYQPGHHVEWAKFLALLDRYDAAVPESLRGDGDADGTAADGWYGRALDLFDAAVESGWAENGFVYTHRADGSPIVDDRYGWALAEGIGAAAALTERAVDRGDAETAARLRDWHRRLLVCTDLFRGPAGVWYEKRLPPEADGDLVAPEPPGVEPDYHPASAAFESWRSARAETDDAP; this is encoded by the coding sequence ATGACCGGGACGCAGGCCGACGCCGAGCGTCGGGCGCGGACGAGCCGCGCGCGGCTGCTGGCGACGCTTCGCGTTCAGTATCCCGACGCGCTCGCGGAGCGGGGGTACCGGCTGGTACATCCCGAGACCGGCGACCGCTACACGGGCGACCGCAGACACCTCGTCGCCACCTGTCGGTCGATCGCGAACTTCGCGGCCGGGGCGCTCGCCGGCGGTCCCGACTGGTGCGTTGAGGCCGCGGAACACGGGCTATCGTTTCTCAGGGAGGCACACGCGAGCGACGACGGCGGGTATCGGCTCGTGGTCGAGGCGGACGGCACGCCCGTCGATCGGACGCGGTCGGCGTACGGACACGCGTTCGTGCTGTTGGCGTACGCCCGTGCGACGGCCGCCGGCGTCGAGGGTGCTCGCGAGAGCCTCGCGGCGACCCACGCGCTTGTCGACGACCGGTTCCGCGACGAGGCGGGGCTGCTCCGGAGCGACTGCGACCCCGACTGGTCCGAACTGGAGCCGTACCGCGGGCAGAACGCGAACATGCACGCCTGTGAGGCGTACGTCGCGGCCTACGAGGCCACGGGCGAGGCGACGTACCTGGACCGCGCACGCCACATCGCCGAGTCCATCACGGTCGATCTGGCGGCCGCCACCGATGGACTGTTGTGGGAACACTACACGGCAGACTGGGAGCACGACTTCGAGTACAACGCGGACGAACCGCGCCACCAGTTCCGCCCGCCGGGATACCAGCCGGGCCATCACGTCGAGTGGGCGAAATTTCTCGCGCTGCTCGACCGGTACGACGCCGCAGTCCCGGAATCGCTCAGAGGAGACGGGGACGCCGACGGAACCGCCGCCGACGGCTGGTACGGGCGCGCGCTCGACCTGTTCGACGCCGCGGTCGAGAGCGGCTGGGCGGAGAACGGGTTCGTCTACACCCACCGGGCGGACGGCTCGCCGATCGTCGACGACCGGTACGGCTGGGCGCTCGCCGAGGGCATCGGCGCGGCCGCGGCGCTGACCGAGCGCGCGGTCGACCGCGGCGACGCGGAGACGGCCGCACGACTCCGCGACTGGCACCGCCGGTTGCTCGTGTGTACCGACCTGTTTCGCGGCCCGGCGGGCGTCTGGTACGAGAAGCGCCTGCCGCCGGAGGCCGACGGCGACCTCGTCGCACCGGAGCCGCCGGGCGTCGAGCCAGACTACCACCCCGCGAGCGCGGCCTTCGAGAGCTGGCGATCGGCGCGCGCGGAGACGGACGACGCGCCCTGA
- a CDS encoding sulfite exporter TauE/SafE family protein: MFGLLGLSPGLFGLFVVFGFMVGVFFGFFGMGGSFLVTPALLILGYPAPVAIGSSMTFVFGTAVIATLKHHDAGQVDYRLGGLMFVGITVGIELGSRLVFGLEVLGIAEVVVGTAYVVLLAAIGALFTRSAMAEDAGDDGAGDGRERATESDGSERDDVPAIAKRIQSYEIPPMMTLSDGSRASLWTISGVGGGVGLVSGFLGVGGGFVRMPAIYYVVGTSLAAAVGTSLFGGLMSGAVGAFTYGRAGVIDLGVVTALLLGSALGARIGSGATAYVDEDDVTIYFGVMLLLASLAVALGEAATWLSMPIFDRISFVLLVGSALFVCSVILYHGVLAVRDERRSTPPA, from the coding sequence ATGTTCGGACTGCTCGGGCTGAGTCCCGGTCTGTTCGGTCTCTTCGTCGTCTTCGGATTCATGGTCGGCGTGTTCTTCGGCTTCTTCGGGATGGGCGGGTCGTTCCTCGTCACGCCTGCGCTCCTCATCCTCGGGTACCCCGCGCCGGTCGCCATCGGCAGCTCGATGACGTTCGTCTTCGGGACCGCCGTGATCGCGACGCTGAAACACCACGACGCCGGACAGGTGGACTACCGGCTCGGCGGGCTGATGTTCGTCGGGATCACCGTCGGCATCGAACTCGGCAGCCGACTGGTGTTCGGACTGGAGGTTCTCGGGATCGCCGAGGTCGTCGTCGGGACCGCGTACGTGGTCCTGCTCGCCGCAATCGGTGCTCTGTTCACCCGGAGCGCGATGGCCGAGGACGCGGGAGACGACGGCGCTGGCGACGGACGCGAGCGCGCCACCGAAAGTGACGGGTCCGAGCGCGACGACGTCCCCGCGATCGCAAAGCGGATCCAGTCGTACGAGATCCCGCCGATGATGACGCTTTCCGACGGGAGCAGAGCCTCGCTGTGGACGATCTCCGGCGTGGGCGGCGGCGTCGGTCTCGTGTCCGGATTCCTCGGCGTGGGCGGCGGCTTCGTCCGGATGCCGGCGATCTACTACGTCGTCGGCACCTCGCTCGCCGCGGCCGTCGGCACCAGCCTGTTCGGCGGGCTGATGTCCGGCGCTGTCGGCGCGTTCACGTACGGTCGGGCGGGCGTGATCGACCTCGGCGTCGTCACCGCGCTCCTGCTCGGCAGCGCGCTCGGTGCCCGGATCGGCTCGGGCGCGACCGCCTACGTGGACGAGGACGACGTGACGATTTACTTCGGCGTCATGCTGCTCCTCGCCAGCCTCGCGGTCGCGCTCGGCGAGGCGGCGACGTGGCTCTCGATGCCGATATTCGACCGGATCAGCTTCGTGCTCCTCGTCGGCTCCGCGCTGTTCGTCTGTTCCGTGATCCTCTATCACGGCGTGCTGGCCGTGCGCGACGAGCGCCGGTCCACCCCACCGGCGTAA
- a CDS encoding DNA-3-methyladenine glycosylase, translating into MDDRIAETLRADPTMASLVDRHGPLTVEPATDEFARLCTSIVNQQLSTASATAIHDRFLDRLDGEVTPERVLAADEERLRETGLSGTKVEYLRSAARAFRGDDRDLTREGFADATDDEVVEALTAIRGIGQWTARMYLIFALGREDVLPLGDLAVRKGIGQVYADGDDLDRTAMREIAEAWRPYRSYGTRYIWAEYES; encoded by the coding sequence ATGGACGACCGAATCGCGGAGACGCTGCGCGCGGACCCGACCATGGCGTCGCTCGTCGACCGGCACGGCCCGCTGACCGTGGAGCCCGCGACGGACGAGTTCGCCCGACTCTGCACGTCGATCGTGAACCAGCAGCTCTCGACCGCCTCGGCGACGGCCATCCACGACCGCTTTCTCGACCGACTCGACGGCGAGGTGACGCCGGAGCGCGTGCTCGCGGCCGACGAGGAGCGCCTCCGCGAGACCGGGCTCAGCGGCACCAAAGTCGAGTACCTGCGGTCCGCGGCGCGGGCGTTCCGCGGCGACGACCGCGACCTCACGCGCGAGGGGTTCGCGGACGCGACCGACGACGAGGTCGTCGAGGCGCTCACCGCGATCCGAGGGATCGGCCAGTGGACCGCGCGGATGTACCTCATCTTCGCGCTCGGCCGCGAGGACGTGCTGCCGCTCGGCGATCTGGCGGTGCGCAAGGGGATCGGACAGGTGTACGCCGACGGCGACGACCTCGACCGCACGGCGATGCGCGAGATCGCCGAGGCGTGGCGGCCCTACCGGAGCTACGGAACGAGATACATCTGGGCCGAGTACGAGTCGTGA
- a CDS encoding Nif3-like dinuclear metal center hexameric protein encodes MQLSEYAGRLDDRLDTAAYADVDASANGLQVGPDDAEIERVAFAVDAAAATIEAAAEADADALVVHHGISWGGIDRVTGATYDRIAALAEHDIALYVSHLPLDGHADLGNAAGVAEAIGLGDREPFGTLGPVTIGTIGETATPRSTTALRETLDAFEGQPDDADAPTRVVDFGPDEIERVAIVTGSGADWLDEAAERGADALVTGEGKGKVYHEAREAGITVFLGGHYATETFGVRSLQSLSEEWGLETVYVSHPTGL; translated from the coding sequence ATGCAACTCTCCGAGTACGCAGGGCGACTCGACGACCGGCTCGACACCGCGGCCTACGCCGACGTGGACGCCAGCGCGAACGGCCTGCAGGTCGGTCCGGACGACGCCGAGATCGAGCGCGTCGCGTTCGCGGTCGACGCCGCCGCGGCGACGATCGAGGCCGCGGCGGAGGCGGACGCGGACGCCTTGGTCGTCCATCACGGGATCTCGTGGGGCGGGATCGACCGCGTCACGGGCGCGACGTACGACCGGATCGCGGCGCTCGCAGAGCACGACATCGCGTTATACGTCTCACACCTCCCGCTCGACGGCCACGCGGACCTCGGCAACGCGGCCGGCGTCGCGGAGGCGATCGGGCTCGGCGACCGCGAGCCGTTCGGCACGCTCGGCCCGGTCACGATCGGGACGATCGGCGAGACCGCGACGCCGCGGTCGACGACGGCGCTCCGCGAGACGCTCGACGCGTTCGAAGGCCAACCGGACGACGCGGACGCGCCGACGCGGGTCGTCGACTTCGGCCCCGACGAGATCGAGCGGGTGGCGATCGTGACGGGGTCGGGTGCCGACTGGCTCGACGAGGCGGCGGAGCGCGGCGCGGACGCGCTCGTCACCGGCGAGGGGAAAGGGAAGGTGTATCACGAGGCGCGCGAGGCCGGGATCACGGTCTTCCTCGGCGGCCACTACGCCACCGAGACGTTCGGCGTGCGGTCGTTGCAGTCGCTCTCCGAGGAGTGGGGGCTGGAGACGGTGTACGTCTCGCACCCGACGGGGCTGTGA
- the tgtA gene encoding tRNA guanosine(15) transglycosylase TgtA, translating into MRDHFEIRDHDAAGRIGRLSVPRAGVTVETPALLPVVNPNVLTIEPRRLREEFGAEMLITNSYIIRSTDRIRDRVLEEGLHDFLGFDGAIMTDSGSFQLAEYGDIDVTTAEILDFQRRIGSDVATPVDVPTPPDVDRERAERELETTKQALADAEDADTGEMLVNAPVQGSTFPDLREAAGRHAAATDLDVFPVGAMVPLLNAYRYADVVEQVRAAKRGLAPDAPVHLFGAGHPMMFALAVAAGCDLFDSAAYALMARDGRYLTVSGTEHLGEMTYFPCSCPVCADHTPEDVRERGDGETERLLAEHNLHVTFEEIRRVKAAIRSGTLLDLVDRRARGHPAMLDGYRALLDHAEELERTDPVSKDAFFYTSHEAARRPEVSRHHDRLSRLAVPDRLLLTESNAPSSHDYDAVWRVKPPFGPFPRALSETYPLTAEVPDRVDDAAQVAAAAGVASLADANPETAITLGHDDWCAAALERVPDGVDTEDLRTLGR; encoded by the coding sequence ATGCGCGATCACTTCGAGATCCGGGACCACGACGCAGCCGGGCGGATCGGCCGGCTGTCGGTCCCGCGAGCGGGCGTCACGGTCGAGACGCCCGCGCTCTTGCCCGTCGTCAACCCCAACGTGCTCACGATCGAGCCGCGGCGGCTCCGCGAGGAGTTCGGCGCAGAGATGCTGATCACGAACTCCTACATCATCCGGAGCACGGACCGGATCCGCGACCGGGTCCTAGAGGAAGGGTTACACGACTTTCTGGGGTTCGATGGCGCTATCATGACCGACTCCGGGTCGTTCCAGCTCGCCGAGTACGGCGACATCGACGTGACCACCGCGGAGATCCTCGACTTCCAGCGCCGTATCGGCAGCGACGTGGCGACTCCCGTCGACGTGCCCACGCCGCCGGACGTCGACCGCGAGCGCGCGGAACGAGAGCTAGAGACCACGAAACAGGCGCTTGCGGACGCGGAGGACGCGGACACCGGCGAGATGCTGGTGAACGCGCCCGTGCAGGGGTCGACGTTCCCGGACCTGCGGGAGGCCGCTGGCAGACACGCGGCCGCGACCGATCTCGACGTGTTTCCGGTCGGCGCGATGGTACCCTTGCTGAACGCCTACCGGTACGCCGACGTGGTCGAGCAGGTCCGGGCGGCGAAACGCGGGCTCGCACCCGACGCGCCGGTGCACCTGTTCGGCGCGGGCCACCCGATGATGTTCGCGCTCGCGGTCGCGGCCGGGTGCGACCTGTTCGACTCGGCCGCCTACGCGCTGATGGCCCGCGACGGGCGGTACCTCACGGTCTCAGGGACCGAACACCTAGGCGAGATGACGTACTTCCCGTGCTCGTGTCCGGTCTGTGCGGACCACACGCCCGAGGACGTCCGCGAGCGCGGCGACGGCGAGACGGAGCGGCTGCTCGCCGAGCACAACCTCCACGTCACGTTCGAGGAGATCCGCCGCGTGAAAGCCGCGATCCGGTCGGGGACGCTCCTCGATCTGGTCGACCGCCGCGCCCGCGGCCACCCCGCGATGCTCGACGGGTACCGCGCGCTGCTCGACCACGCCGAGGAACTGGAGCGGACGGATCCGGTCTCGAAGGACGCGTTCTTTTACACTTCCCACGAGGCGGCGCGACGCCCCGAGGTCAGCCGCCACCACGATCGGCTCTCGCGGCTCGCGGTCCCGGACCGGCTGCTCCTCACAGAGTCGAACGCGCCCTCCTCGCACGACTACGACGCGGTCTGGCGCGTAAAACCGCCGTTCGGCCCGTTCCCGCGGGCGCTCTCGGAGACGTACCCGCTCACCGCGGAGGTCCCGGACCGCGTCGACGACGCGGCGCAGGTCGCGGCCGCGGCGGGCGTCGCGAGCCTCGCCGACGCCAACCCGGAGACGGCGATCACGCTCGGACACGACGACTGGTGTGCCGCGGCGCTCGAACGCGTTCCCGACGGCGTCGACACCGAGGACCTCCGAACGCTCGGACGGTAG
- a CDS encoding pyridoxamine 5'-phosphate oxidase, which produces MEITGPWDRERVDEFLTDARVPVRIGCRTPNDAPWIVSLWFRWDGAVHCATSANADLVDFLAYDDHVSFEVSTNDPPYKGVRGRGRATVDPDEGKDLLSALLVRYLGGVDNPVGDRLLLPEREEVRIRIDPKRLHTWDYSERMGGVDDD; this is translated from the coding sequence ATGGAGATCACCGGCCCGTGGGATCGGGAACGTGTCGACGAGTTCCTGACCGACGCACGGGTACCGGTTCGGATCGGCTGTCGAACCCCGAATGACGCCCCGTGGATCGTCTCGCTGTGGTTTCGCTGGGACGGCGCGGTCCACTGCGCGACGAGCGCGAACGCCGACCTCGTCGACTTCCTCGCGTACGACGACCACGTCTCGTTCGAGGTGTCGACGAACGATCCGCCGTACAAGGGCGTCAGAGGACGCGGGCGCGCGACGGTCGATCCCGACGAGGGGAAGGACCTGCTCTCCGCCCTCCTCGTCCGGTACCTCGGCGGGGTTGACAATCCGGTCGGCGACCGGCTCCTCCTCCCCGAGCGCGAAGAGGTCCGGATCCGGATCGATCCCAAGCGACTCCACACGTGGGACTACAGCGAGCGCATGGGCGGCGTTGACGACGACTGA
- a CDS encoding HAMP domain-containing sensor histidine kinase, whose protein sequence is MRNRFDTREAGADRLRELLEALGVTAPDQVAETPTGGPARVAAALFVSLAGFALLIPNVTPLATGGEPPIGIALSVLGTVLSLALILVGALLYRSTFTTRNAVRIAVWSLFGIVVLGGIMAGVLRYQAALGSPMIAPTFTVAKVLAIGAVAHVIIGVYDARRVRAQQLAKEQRKLAVLNRVIRHNLRNETTVLGGHASIIAERADDPDLRESAEKVAESAATIGGLAEDAKRLQAAFERRPDAREPVAVDPVLADAATAAREAGAASVEVDGDDAVALADDRLATAVEELATNAVEHGADTVALSARDRGDDVEIRVADDGPGIHEAESRVITGRDPETQLEHASGLGLWIVRATADALGGWLAIETTRSEDAADGESGTTVTLGVPAA, encoded by the coding sequence ATGAGGAACCGGTTCGACACGCGGGAGGCGGGCGCGGATCGACTGCGAGAGCTACTGGAGGCGCTCGGGGTGACCGCCCCCGATCAGGTCGCCGAGACGCCGACGGGCGGCCCGGCGAGAGTCGCCGCCGCCCTGTTCGTCTCGCTCGCCGGGTTCGCGCTCCTGATACCGAACGTCACTCCGCTCGCGACCGGCGGCGAGCCGCCGATCGGGATCGCCTTGTCCGTGCTGGGGACGGTGCTGTCGCTCGCGTTGATACTCGTCGGCGCGCTGTTGTACCGGAGCACCTTCACGACGCGAAACGCCGTTCGGATCGCCGTCTGGAGCCTGTTCGGGATCGTCGTTCTCGGCGGTATCATGGCCGGCGTCCTCCGGTATCAGGCGGCGCTCGGCTCGCCGATGATCGCGCCGACGTTCACGGTCGCGAAGGTGCTCGCGATCGGTGCGGTCGCGCACGTCATCATCGGCGTCTACGACGCCCGCCGGGTCCGCGCCCAGCAGCTCGCGAAAGAGCAGCGCAAGCTCGCCGTGTTGAACCGCGTGATCAGACACAACCTCCGCAACGAGACCACCGTGCTCGGCGGACACGCCTCGATCATCGCGGAGCGCGCCGACGACCCCGACCTCCGCGAGTCCGCGGAGAAGGTCGCGGAGAGCGCGGCGACAATCGGCGGGCTCGCGGAGGACGCGAAGCGGCTGCAGGCCGCCTTCGAGCGCCGCCCGGACGCGCGCGAGCCGGTGGCGGTCGATCCGGTCTTGGCCGACGCCGCGACGGCGGCCCGCGAGGCCGGGGCGGCGTCCGTCGAGGTCGACGGCGACGACGCGGTGGCGCTCGCCGACGACCGGCTCGCGACGGCAGTCGAGGAGCTCGCGACGAACGCGGTCGAACACGGGGCCGACACGGTGGCGCTGTCTGCCCGCGATCGGGGAGACGACGTCGAGATCCGGGTCGCCGACGACGGACCGGGGATCCACGAGGCAGAGAGCCGCGTCATCACCGGTCGCGACCCAGAGACCCAGCTCGAACACGCCAGCGGGCTCGGCCTCTGGATCGTGCGCGCGACAGCCGACGCGCTCGGCGGCTGGCTCGCGATCGAGACGACGCGGTCCGAGGACGCGGCGGACGGCGAGAGCGGGACGACCGTGACGCTCGGCGTGCCCGCGGCCTGA